A genomic stretch from Theileria equi strain WA chromosome 4 map unlocalized gcontig_1105316255045, whole genome shotgun sequence includes:
- a CDS encoding conserved hypothetical protein (encoded by transcript BEWA_000020A), which produces MFRSSEKRAKNFATDLTPEELEGLVQALSEEQKALLHEIKQTFMANVYGNELLFDDLFFVRFLRARSFDLKKTTVMLNKYFAWRTETDVPRIITTDMTEIREKLRVHHPHAYHGVDKMGRPIYIERIGLSNPSKALHELSTQQLTEYYVQRYEYLSHVMLPAASLKSGKRVEQLLTILDLRGFQMSQINTKLKAFLSAMTLVTQNYYPELLGKLLFVNTPGMFSALWAIFSGLLDKKTLGKITVISSKTESRAKILELVEPDQLPEFLGGTQPDDTWQTSHFGPWGDEEIIKSLRDTNPHLPLELFELKCL; this is translated from the exons ATGTTTAGAAGCAGCGAAAAACGGGCCAAGAACTTCGCGACCGACCTG ACACCCGAGGAGCTCGAGGGGTTGGTACAGGCGCTCAGCGAGGAGCAGAAAGCGCTTCTCCACGAGATTAAGCAAACGTTCATGGCAAACGTATATGGAAATGAGCTGCTCTTTGACGACCTTTTTTTCGTCAG GTTCCTGAGGGCCAGGAGTTTTGACCTTAAAAAGACGACCGTTATGCTCAACAAGTACTTTGCCTGGAGGACCGAAACTGATGTCCCCAGGATCATAACG ACTGACATGACTGAAATTCGAGAAAAACTTCGAGTACATCATCCGCACGCCTACCATGGAGTAGACAAGATGGGAAGACCCATTTATATCGAAAGGATTGGACTATCCAATCCATCAAAAGCATTGCATGAACTAAGCACGCAGCAGCTTACAGAGTACTATGTTCAAAGATACGAGTATC TTTCTCATGTCATGCTTCCGGCGGCCAGCTTAAAGAGTGGTAAAAGAGTCGAGCAGCTCCTAACGATTTTAGATCTCAGAGGATTTCAGATGAGTCAGATAAACACAAAATTGAAGGCCTTTTTGAGCGCAATGACTCTCGTTACACAAAATTACTATCCAGAGCTCCTGGGTAAACTCCTCTTTGTAAATACTCCTGGTATGTTCTCAGCCCTTTGGGCCATCTTCTCGGgtcttttggataaaaaGACACTTGGAAAAATCACTGTTATATCTTCCAAGACTGAATCAAGGGCGAAGATTCTTGAGCTCGTTGAACCTGATCAACTGCCAGAGTTTCTCGGTGGTACTCAGCCAGACGATACATGGCAAACGAGCCATTTTGGACCGTGgggagatgaagaaattataAAATCTCTCAGGGACACGAATCCACATCTACCACTTGAGCTTTTTGAGCTAAAGTGTTTGTAG
- a CDS encoding uncharacterized protein (encoded by transcript BEWA_000030A), giving the protein MKVSVALHIFGLLGLCSCANVPEHSFKGSDYDNVTLDLAHPDKLNVIITNEYYGKADYRVFTARIQQSLAKVVYNHEVVWEYGRGKKATSVNLISRGGVPYLSEVVMGPTFSPSSSYRERENGKWVRVDKARYDKKAYSLFTEDPGAFTLDTENVDTNKVSLIEADYHNLHNRIALAKVDFHMNRIMCGKQLIWEAKNGMHATSVNVLYRAGEAKLFKILIGQSGNNLVFIENENGKLTQITKEYYHIKYDRFFAEQAKFGATIDLSKSNNPDVVVYGQNTNGLSYKHFVPKYGLKAVYIVDGGVPVWKAQSGSKITGVVIYSAYGEAIFRLHAIDTKNKLSQHYFEKVNGIWKPTDFSTFFKRVGELTEGASKVIKVDVLSSQKGSFTNTVYNDYGVETRLVSPLGGSKIAALYHGKERVWEGKSGEYCTSATFFKRGSLYICSVEAAGKELFFEHFDGHWVHIDADTFQDRYGKIFISGKLSDKSSVIKVDASAPQDGSFNNVVYNDYGVETRLVSPFAGFKISALYYGNSLVWEGAKGQYCTIATFFKKYDMHICSVIINGQREEFFENIGGMWVDVDEKVFSDAYLKILSGKEAEERKEIDIYTLDIASLPEETEIVKPRENSPYTFSIVAHGTPITKVVDGDSTIWTGSDEELCISSSFLSDGKKNLLAQIVVEGHNEETELLYFQKRTFGWYQITENLYDFLIEGLKVNEDGFLTASFYAIPLLFAVVSGIFAL; this is encoded by the coding sequence ATGAAGGTATCGGTTGCATTACACATATTCGGTCTCTTGGGGCTGTGCAGTTGCGCCAATGTCCCGGAACATTCGTTCAAGGGAAGTGATTATGACAACGTCACCCTTGATCTCGCTCATCCAGACAAATTAAACGTGATAATTACTAATGAATACTACGGAAAGGCTGACTACCGCGTTTTCACCGCACGCATTCAACAGTCGCTTGCCAAAGTTGTGTATAACCATGAGGTCGTTTGGGAGTACGGTCGTGGCAAAAAGGCCACTTCTGTCAATCTAATCTCTAGAGGCGGTGTGCCTTATCTTTCTGAGGTCGTCATGGGCCCAACCTTCTCCCCCTCATCTTCTTACCGTGAAcgtgaaaatggcaaatGGGTACGAGTAGATAAGGCTCGCTATGACAAGAAGGCCTACTCACTCTTCACGGAGGACCCAGGCGCATTCACTCTCGATACTGAGAATGTAGACACTAACAAGGTCTCCCTCATTGAGGCTGATTATCACAACTTGCATAACAGGATCGCACTGGCAAAAGTTGATTTCCACATGAACAGAATCATGTGCGGAAAGCAACTCATCTGGGAGGCCAAGAATGGCATGCATGCCACTTCTGTGAATGTATTGTACAGGGCTGGTGAAGCCAAGTTGTTCAAAATCCTCATTGGTCAATCTGGCAACAACCTCGTCTTcatagagaatgaaaatggaaagttGACACAAATCACCAAGGAGTATTACCACATAAAGTATGACAGATTCTTTGCTGAACAGGCCAAGTTTGGTGCAACAATCGACCTTTCCAAGTCAAACAACCCCGACGTTGTTGTCTATGGGCAGAATACCAACGGACTAAGCTACAAGCACTTCGTCCCCAAGTATGGCTTGAAGGCTGTTTACATCGTTGATGGAGGCGTCCCCGTATGGAAAGCACAGAGTGGTTCCAAGATTACCGGTGTCGTAATCTACTCTGCTTATGGAGAAGCCATCTTCAGGTTGCATGCTATTGATACCAAGAACAAGCTTAGCCAACATTATTTCGAAAAGGTGAATGGTATCTGGAAGCCAACAGACTTTAGCACCTTCTTCAAAAGGGTTGGTGAACTCACAGAAGGTGCTTCCAAGGTCATCAAGGTCGATGTTCTTTCCTCACAAAAGGGTTCATTCACCAACACTGTCTACAACGACTATGGTGTTGAGACCAGATTGGTTTCACCTCTTGGTGGCTCCAAGATTGCCGCCTTGTATCACGGTAAGGAACGTGTTTGGGAAGGAAAGAGTGGTGAATACTGCACTAGTGCCACCTTCTTCAAGAGAGGTAGCTTGTATATTTGCTCAGTTGAAGCCGCTGGTAAGGAACTATTCTTTGAGCATTTTGACGGACATTGGGTCCATATAGACGCTGATACCTTCCAGGATCGCTATGGCAAGATTTTCATCTCAGGAAAGCTTTCAGATAAATCCTCCGTCATCAAGGTTGATGCCTCGGCTCCTCAGGATGGTTCCTTCAATAACGTCGTCTACAACGACTATGGTGTTGAGACCCGATTGGTTTCACCTTTCGCCGGATTCAAGATTTCTGCCCTGTACTATGGCAACAGTTTGGTCTGGGAAGGTGCCAAGGGCCAGTACTGCACTATTGCCACCTTCTTCAAGAAGTATGACATGCACATCTGCTCTGTCATTATAAATGGCCAAAGAGAGGAGTTCTTTGAGAACATTGGTGGTATGTGGGTTGATGTTGATGAGAAGGTATTCTCTGATGCTTACTTGAAGATCCTCAGTGGCAAAGAGGCTGAAGAGCGCAAGGAGATTGACATTTACACTCTTGACATTGCATCCCTTCCAGAGGAGACTGAGATCGTCAAGCCTCGTGAGAACAGCCCATACACTTTCTCAATTGTTGCTCATGGTACCCCAATCACCAAGGTTGTCGACGGAGATTCTACCATATGGACCGGTTCCGATGAGGAATTGTGCATctcatcttccttcttgTCTGACGGAAAGAAGAACTTGTTGGCTCAGATTGTTGTCGAGGGACATAATGAGGAGACTGAGCTTCTCTACTTTCAGAAGAGAACTTTTGGATGGTACCAAATTACCGAAAACTTGTACGACTTTTTGATAGAGGGACTCAAGGTTAACGAAGACGGTTTCTTGACCGCTTCCTTCTATGCCATTCCACTATTGTTTGCCGTGGTTTCTGGCATCTTTGCACTATAA